A genomic window from Acinetobacter lwoffii includes:
- the truB gene encoding tRNA pseudouridine(55) synthase TruB, translated as MKASSPKIQRRHLSGVFLLNKPLGISSNAALQRVRWLYRAQKAGHTGALDPLASGLLPVCLGEATKFSHYLLDSVKRYQTTVFLGHSTTTGDVEGEVLLEKAVPELSESLIQKTLAQFVGDIQQVPPMYSALKKEGRPLYELARKGIEIEREARPITILAIELLSFTENSITLDITCSKGTYIRVLGEDIAKALGTYGHLTYLHRIKTGHFDLIPSYTIEYLESLSEAERDALLLPAYAPVDHFPKVQVPEGRAEYFSRGMESNIEHEAAEQVLVFDGEKCLGLAEITDKKRLVPKRVLNL; from the coding sequence ATGAAAGCATCATCTCCTAAAATTCAGCGTCGTCATCTTAGTGGTGTCTTCCTGCTTAATAAGCCTTTGGGCATCAGTTCCAATGCTGCATTGCAAAGAGTCCGCTGGTTGTATCGGGCACAAAAAGCCGGCCATACCGGTGCGCTGGATCCGCTGGCATCCGGTTTATTGCCCGTGTGTTTGGGGGAGGCGACCAAGTTTTCGCATTATTTATTAGATTCGGTCAAGCGTTATCAGACGACCGTATTTTTGGGGCATAGCACCACCACGGGAGATGTGGAAGGCGAGGTGCTTCTGGAAAAAGCGGTTCCTGAATTATCCGAGTCTTTGATTCAAAAAACACTGGCGCAATTTGTGGGTGATATCCAGCAAGTGCCGCCGATGTATTCTGCCTTGAAAAAAGAAGGCCGTCCTTTATACGAACTGGCGCGCAAAGGTATCGAGATTGAGCGTGAAGCACGTCCGATTACAATTTTAGCGATTGAGCTTTTATCCTTTACCGAAAACAGTATTACGCTGGATATTACCTGTTCTAAAGGCACTTATATCCGGGTATTGGGTGAAGATATTGCCAAAGCACTGGGAACTTATGGCCATCTGACTTATCTGCACCGCATCAAAACCGGTCATTTTGATTTGATCCCGAGTTATACCATTGAATATCTGGAAAGCCTGAGCGAAGCAGAGCGTGATGCACTGTTGTTGCCGGCCTATGCACCGGTTGATCATTTTCCAAAAGTGCAGGTACCCGAAGGTCGCGCAGAATATTTTAGCCGCGGCATGGAAAGCAATATCGAACATGAAGCAGCTGAACAGGTGCTGGTTTTTGATGGCGAGAAATGTCTGGGGCTGGCAGAAATTACCGACAAAAAACGTCTGGTACCCAAACGCGTCCTGAACCTCTAA
- a CDS encoding hemerythrin domain-containing protein: MTTIFEALRESHEIQRDLAEKLLQTSGDTPERRELFKQLKNELFAHEAAEDRYFYIPLMMTDSGLNITRHALAEHHEMDEMIEELTATELSNPGWIAIAKKLSEKVHHHLKEEEHGFFQQAGKILGEEQKTALAVQYKNEYQRYKEMKKDMLVQN, translated from the coding sequence ATGACGACTATTTTTGAAGCATTAAGAGAGAGTCATGAGATTCAGCGTGATCTTGCAGAAAAATTATTACAGACTTCCGGGGATACACCAGAACGCCGCGAGCTGTTCAAGCAACTCAAAAATGAATTATTTGCCCATGAAGCTGCGGAAGACCGTTATTTTTATATTCCCTTGATGATGACCGATTCGGGCCTGAATATTACCCGCCATGCCTTGGCGGAACATCATGAAATGGATGAAATGATCGAGGAATTAACTGCAACTGAATTGAGTAATCCAGGCTGGATTGCCATTGCTAAAAAACTTTCCGAAAAAGTGCATCATCACTTAAAAGAAGAGGAACATGGTTTCTTCCAGCAGGCCGGTAAAATTCTGGGTGAAGAGCAGAAGACCGCTTTAGCAGTGCAGTACAAGAATGAATACCAGCGTTATAAAGAAATGAAAAAAGATATGCTGGTACAAAACTAA
- a CDS encoding EamA family transporter, with protein MLNFKIAPIVQAPLILLIAMISMQSSGSFAKYLFGQFPILTVSAMRLLLGAVILALIFKIWQIHFRQIKWPAIISYGLALAGMNLLFYLSIDRLPLGIAVSFEFIGPLSVALFYARQKFDFVWVGLAILGLVLLFPFDQAAQPLDPIGIAFALGAGACWALYIVAGQRPSGVSGNHTVCLGMFVGMLVLMPIALLAGMPAHTFEPMSLLYFVALAVLASALPFTLEMIALRNLSALSFGTLMSLEPAIAALSGLVFLGETLLWTQWLALATIISASVGCTVTSQRRKNTVEHF; from the coding sequence ATGCTGAATTTTAAAATTGCACCTATTGTGCAAGCGCCACTAATTCTGTTGATCGCCATGATCAGTATGCAAAGTAGTGGTTCCTTTGCCAAATATCTGTTCGGTCAGTTTCCGATCCTGACTGTTTCCGCAATGCGTCTGCTTTTGGGCGCTGTGATTTTGGCACTAATTTTTAAAATTTGGCAAATTCATTTCAGACAAATCAAATGGCCGGCCATTATCAGTTATGGCCTTGCTCTGGCCGGCATGAACCTCTTGTTTTACCTATCGATTGATCGCCTACCGCTGGGAATTGCCGTCTCTTTTGAATTCATTGGCCCCTTAAGTGTTGCCCTGTTTTATGCACGGCAAAAATTCGACTTTGTCTGGGTCGGACTGGCGATTCTGGGCTTGGTTCTGCTATTTCCTTTTGATCAGGCTGCCCAGCCGCTTGACCCGATCGGGATTGCATTCGCCTTGGGTGCCGGTGCTTGCTGGGCCTTATATATCGTTGCCGGCCAAAGACCTTCAGGCGTTTCTGGCAATCATACTGTATGCTTGGGCATGTTTGTCGGCATGCTGGTGCTGATGCCGATTGCGCTCTTGGCAGGCATGCCGGCACATACTTTTGAACCGATGAGTTTGTTGTATTTTGTGGCTTTGGCTGTGTTGGCCAGTGCCCTGCCTTTCACTCTGGAAATGATCGCACTGCGTAATTTAAGCGCACTCAGTTTCGGCACTTTGATGAGTCTGGAACCCGCCATTGCCGCACTCTCGGGGCTGGTCTTTCTAGGTGAAACCTTGTTGTGGACACAATGGCTGGCATTGGCCACGATTATCAGTGCTTCAGTGGGTTGTACGGTGACCAGTCAAAGAAGAAAAAATACAGTTGAGCACTTTTAA
- a CDS encoding EamA family transporter — MPNAQLLAVLYMVLSMMSYQISASFAKQLFLVLDPITVTILRLCFAAIIVGVMFRSWKIIQRLPFLKWRDLLCYSAALGVMNILFYLSLGRLPQGIAVGLEFIGPLGLALLSIKHRSDYIWVLMAILGIALMVPWGQANSSNFDLLGAACALGAGLCWALYIFFGQRVVQQNIGMHALTIAISMSALCLLPIGLYNNTPALIDTQHWGKAISIAVLATAIPYALDLKALQHLNKTSYGTLSSLSPALAALAGFVLLGEKITLLQTVALICIMLASVGVTVRAARQGSGEKNT; from the coding sequence ATGCCAAACGCCCAACTCCTTGCTGTGTTGTACATGGTTTTATCCATGATGTCGTACCAGATCAGTGCATCCTTCGCCAAGCAACTTTTTCTGGTCCTTGACCCTATCACAGTGACCATTTTAAGACTCTGTTTTGCAGCGATCATTGTCGGCGTGATGTTTCGTTCCTGGAAAATCATTCAGCGTTTGCCTTTTTTGAAATGGCGGGATTTACTCTGCTATAGCGCCGCTTTAGGGGTCATGAATATTTTATTCTATTTGTCTCTAGGAAGATTACCGCAGGGAATTGCAGTCGGTCTGGAGTTTATTGGTCCTTTAGGTCTGGCCCTGCTCTCGATCAAACATCGTAGTGATTATATTTGGGTATTGATGGCCATTTTAGGCATTGCGTTAATGGTGCCATGGGGACAGGCCAATAGTAGTAATTTCGACCTTCTGGGCGCCGCCTGTGCTTTAGGTGCGGGTTTATGTTGGGCACTGTATATTTTCTTCGGGCAACGCGTAGTTCAGCAGAATATCGGCATGCATGCGCTGACCATTGCCATCAGTATGTCGGCTTTGTGTCTGCTACCTATCGGTCTCTACAACAACACGCCCGCATTGATTGATACGCAACATTGGGGCAAGGCAATTAGCATTGCTGTACTGGCAACAGCCATTCCTTATGCTCTGGATTTAAAGGCACTTCAGCATTTGAATAAAACCAGCTATGGTACCCTGTCCAGCCTGTCTCCGGCTTTGGCTGCACTGGCCGGTTTTGTACTATTAGGCGAAAAAATTACGCTTCTTCAGACCGTGGCACTGATCTGTATCATGCTGGCATCAGTCGGCGTGACTGTACGTGCCGCCCGTCAAGGATCGGGAGAAAAGAATACCTAA
- the serA gene encoding phosphoglycerate dehydrogenase produces MSQHLSLPKDKIRFLLLEGVHQNAIDTLNAAGYTNIDYRKTALEGEALKEAIKDAHFVGIRSRTQLTEEVFEAANKLIAVGCFCIGTNQVNLDAAMRRGIPVFNAPYSNTRSVAELVLAETILLLRRVPEKSTDTHAGGWNKSAVGSFETRGKTLGIVGYGSIGSQLSVLAESLGMKVIYFDTVTKLPLGNARQVGSMGELLANADVVTLHVPDLPSTRNFFGKEQFAQMKEGSIFLNAARGTCVVIEDLADAIKSGHIAGAAVDVFPKEPKANGEEFVSPLRNLPNVILTPHVGGSTMEAQANIGLEVAEKFVAYSDKGMTLSAVNFPEIALPLTEGKHRLLHIHQNIPGVLSKINNLFAEQGINISGQSLMTKGDVGYLVMDVDAAASHEALDMLSNVEGTIRARVLF; encoded by the coding sequence ATGAGCCAACATCTTTCTCTACCTAAAGATAAAATCCGTTTTCTATTACTAGAAGGCGTTCACCAGAACGCAATCGATACATTGAATGCAGCTGGATATACCAACATTGACTATCGCAAAACAGCGCTTGAGGGTGAAGCACTGAAAGAAGCGATTAAAGATGCACACTTTGTCGGTATTCGTTCCCGTACTCAATTGACTGAAGAGGTATTTGAAGCCGCGAACAAACTGATTGCAGTAGGCTGCTTCTGTATCGGTACCAATCAGGTCAATCTTGATGCTGCAATGCGTCGCGGTATTCCGGTATTTAATGCACCATATTCAAATACACGTTCAGTTGCTGAACTGGTATTGGCAGAAACTATTCTTCTTCTGCGCCGTGTACCTGAAAAATCAACAGATACACATGCAGGTGGCTGGAATAAATCGGCTGTCGGTTCATTCGAAACACGTGGTAAAACTTTAGGTATCGTAGGTTACGGTTCGATCGGTTCACAACTTTCTGTACTGGCTGAAAGTCTGGGTATGAAAGTAATCTATTTCGATACAGTGACTAAATTACCTTTAGGTAATGCACGTCAAGTCGGCTCTATGGGCGAATTACTTGCCAATGCAGACGTGGTTACTCTACACGTTCCGGATCTGCCATCTACCCGTAATTTCTTTGGCAAAGAACAGTTTGCGCAAATGAAAGAAGGTTCAATCTTCCTGAATGCGGCACGTGGTACATGTGTCGTAATTGAAGATCTGGCAGATGCGATCAAGTCTGGTCACATTGCTGGTGCTGCGGTTGACGTATTCCCGAAAGAGCCTAAAGCAAACGGTGAAGAATTTGTTTCTCCACTGCGTAACCTGCCAAACGTAATTCTGACTCCACACGTAGGCGGTTCTACGATGGAAGCGCAAGCGAACATCGGTCTGGAAGTAGCTGAGAAATTCGTGGCTTATTCTGACAAGGGTATGACGCTTTCTGCGGTGAACTTCCCAGAAATCGCATTGCCGTTGACTGAAGGCAAACACCGTTTACTGCACATCCACCAAAATATTCCGGGCGTGTTGTCTAAAATCAACAACCTGTTTGCTGAACAAGGCATCAACATCTCTGGCCAGTCACTGATGACTAAAGGCGATGTCGGTTACCTGGTGATGGATGTCGATGCTGCTGCATCTCATGAAGCACTCGATATGCTTTCGAATGTTGAAGGTACAATCCGCGCACGCGTATTGTTCTAA
- a CDS encoding sulfite exporter TauE/SafE family protein, with protein sequence MEIEIIISLVVFAFFAGAIDAAVGGGGLIQIPAIMGSLPHLQPATVFGTNKLASICGTASAAFSYLRQVKLPWLLLGVIALCSFVSSFMGAASVTLIPVEILKPFVLVMLIVIAIYTLMKKQFGQVHTEQKLNRKMLILAALGSLAIGFYDGIFGPGTGSFFIFFFIRYLSVDFLHASALSKIANFTTNLAALSFFIPSGNVLFMVGAMMAVANICGSLVGVRLAFKYGSGFIRILFLILVSLLICRMAYQMFFRSKPDVNHSRY encoded by the coding sequence ATGGAAATAGAGATCATCATCAGTCTGGTTGTCTTTGCATTTTTTGCAGGGGCGATTGATGCTGCCGTGGGTGGTGGTGGTCTGATCCAGATCCCGGCAATTATGGGGAGTTTACCGCATTTACAGCCTGCTACGGTCTTTGGCACCAATAAACTCGCGTCCATTTGTGGCACCGCTTCTGCGGCATTTTCCTATCTGCGTCAGGTAAAACTGCCGTGGCTGCTCTTGGGCGTGATTGCACTGTGCAGTTTTGTCAGTTCTTTTATGGGTGCAGCCAGCGTTACGCTAATTCCAGTCGAGATCCTTAAGCCTTTTGTGCTGGTCATGTTGATCGTGATCGCAATCTATACCTTAATGAAAAAACAGTTTGGCCAGGTGCATACCGAACAAAAACTGAATCGGAAAATGCTGATTCTGGCCGCTTTGGGCAGTCTGGCGATAGGCTTTTATGATGGTATCTTTGGTCCGGGCACCGGCAGTTTCTTTATTTTCTTTTTTATTCGCTATTTAAGCGTCGACTTCCTGCATGCATCGGCTTTATCGAAAATTGCCAATTTCACCACCAACCTGGCCGCCTTAAGCTTTTTTATTCCCAGTGGTAATGTGCTGTTTATGGTTGGGGCAATGATGGCGGTAGCCAATATTTGTGGTTCCTTGGTCGGGGTGCGCTTGGCATTTAAATATGGCAGTGGCTTTATCCGGATTTTATTCCTGATTCTGGTCAGTCTGCTGATTTGCCGGATGGCATACCAGATGTTTTTTAGATCTAAACCCGATGTAAATCATTCTCGATATTAA